In Leuconostoc kimchii IMSNU 11154, one genomic interval encodes:
- a CDS encoding 5'-methylthioadenosine/adenosylhomocysteine nucleosidase has protein sequence MKIGIITPMAEEKIALIAALENITTKQHGGTEITHGQYNGHEVILTESGIGKVAAASATTVMIDNFQPDLIVNTGSAGALDPQLKIGDEVIGTRIAYSDVDVTVFGYEFGQLPNKPLYFEADTQVVKAFEKLTAVKEGLIVSGDQFVQMDAKQRILSHFPEALVAEMEAAAVAQVAYQFNTPFIVLRGVSDLADGDSGIVFDDYVIAAGKASAKLLLAYLDSQS, from the coding sequence ATGAAAATTGGAATTATCACGCCAATGGCGGAAGAAAAAATTGCTTTAATTGCGGCGCTAGAGAACATAACGACTAAACAGCATGGTGGCACAGAAATTACGCACGGCCAGTACAATGGACATGAAGTCATTCTGACAGAATCTGGTATTGGAAAGGTTGCAGCAGCTTCAGCGACAACAGTAATGATTGATAACTTTCAACCTGATTTAATTGTTAATACTGGCTCAGCAGGTGCATTAGATCCACAACTAAAAATTGGGGATGAAGTCATTGGTACGCGGATTGCATATTCGGATGTTGATGTCACGGTGTTTGGTTATGAATTTGGTCAACTGCCTAACAAACCACTGTACTTTGAAGCAGATACACAGGTTGTGAAAGCCTTTGAAAAACTGACTGCTGTCAAAGAAGGTTTAATTGTTTCAGGTGATCAATTTGTTCAAATGGACGCTAAGCAGCGCATTTTGTCTCATTTTCCTGAAGCATTGGTTGCTGAGATGGAAGCTGCTGCTGTTGCTCAAGTGGCTTATCAATTCAATACACCATTCATTGTATTGCGTGGTGTTTCAGATTTGGCTGATGGTGATTCAGGAATTGTGTTTGATGACTATGTGATAGCCGCTGGGAAAGCATCAGCCAAACTATTGCTAGCCTATCTTGACAGTCAAAGCTAA
- the ytpR gene encoding YtpR family tRNA-binding protein, translating to MITTYNLKASGDILVIILEPNAATQSVTTKGAVTCIKNIETGETTGFNIAGIGDKLGLTKQSGPVNLSDEQINIINDEIEKAGFKAELTTSESKLVVGRVQRMTPHPDSDHLHVTITEVGKGKTLQIVSGSPNMQVGIKVAVAQPGTMMPSGALIWSGELRGVASSGMIVSGRELQLPGAPEKPGALVLPENFGEVGEPFDFKQAQSLYTSGLVDTNY from the coding sequence ATGATAACAACTTATAATTTAAAAGCGAGTGGGGATATTCTAGTGATTATTCTCGAACCAAATGCTGCCACACAAAGTGTCACGACTAAAGGGGCAGTGACTTGCATTAAAAATATTGAAACTGGCGAGACTACAGGATTTAACATTGCAGGAATTGGCGACAAATTGGGCTTAACTAAACAGTCTGGACCAGTTAATTTAAGCGATGAACAGATCAATATCATTAACGACGAGATTGAAAAAGCAGGGTTTAAAGCAGAGCTGACAACATCTGAATCAAAACTAGTTGTCGGTCGTGTTCAGCGTATGACGCCTCATCCTGATTCAGATCATTTGCATGTTACCATAACCGAAGTTGGAAAAGGCAAGACGTTGCAAATTGTTTCCGGATCACCTAACATGCAGGTTGGTATTAAAGTGGCTGTTGCGCAACCTGGTACCATGATGCCATCAGGCGCTTTAATTTGGTCAGGCGAATTACGCGGTGTTGCTTCCAGTGGCATGATTGTTTCTGGACGTGAGTTACAATTACCTGGCGCACCTGAAAAACCAGGCGCGCTAGTATTACCAGAAAATTTTGGTGAGGTGGGAGAGCCTTTTGATTTTAAGCAGGCACAATCACTCTACACTTCCGGATTAGTGGATACAAATTATTAA
- the murC gene encoding UDP-N-acetylmuramate--L-alanine ligase — protein MSKTYYFIGIKGTGMGPLAQILHDQGHTVLGSDIDAYTYTQAPLEAAGIKILSFNKNNIANYREAVFVRGNAFSDDHVEVAQALALGVHMISYPEAVQEQIEQTTAIAVAGAHGKTSTTGLLAHVLKNIAPTSYLIGDGTGRGVPSSQFFVVEADEYRRHFKDYVPDYAILTNIDFDHPDYYQDIQDVTHAFSDFASHVKKAIFAWGDDEHLRALHPKADVYYYGTNSDKDDFVATNIHKSTEGSHFTVVFRGETLGEFSVPLFGQHSILNALAVIAVAYMEKVNLTLIRQYLMTYQGVKRRFSEKQIADITVIDDYAHHPTEIDATLDAARQKYPNKQIIAIFQPHTYSRVIAYKDEFAKSLEAADKVYLANIFGSAREKAGAVTSAEIGAEISKFGGIIEEDNMSLLMPYENAVMVFMGAGDIEKYEFAYEKLLGQLRTDLQ, from the coding sequence ATGTCTAAAACGTATTATTTTATTGGGATTAAAGGGACTGGTATGGGCCCTTTAGCACAAATTTTGCATGATCAGGGGCATACTGTTTTAGGCTCTGATATTGATGCTTATACATATACACAGGCGCCGTTAGAAGCAGCGGGTATTAAAATACTATCGTTCAATAAAAATAATATTGCTAATTATCGTGAAGCGGTTTTTGTTCGTGGCAATGCTTTTTCTGATGATCATGTTGAGGTTGCTCAAGCATTAGCACTGGGTGTCCATATGATTTCATATCCTGAAGCTGTGCAAGAGCAGATTGAACAAACAACTGCGATAGCTGTGGCAGGGGCGCATGGTAAAACTTCAACGACTGGCTTGTTAGCGCACGTATTAAAAAACATTGCACCCACTTCTTATCTTATTGGGGATGGCACAGGTCGCGGCGTTCCCAGTTCACAATTCTTTGTTGTTGAAGCAGATGAGTATCGCAGACATTTCAAAGACTATGTACCTGACTATGCTATTTTAACCAATATTGATTTTGATCATCCAGATTATTACCAGGATATTCAAGATGTAACGCACGCATTTTCTGATTTTGCTAGTCATGTTAAAAAAGCAATTTTTGCTTGGGGAGATGATGAGCACTTGAGAGCATTGCATCCTAAAGCAGATGTTTATTATTACGGTACAAACAGTGATAAGGATGATTTCGTGGCAACAAATATTCATAAATCAACCGAAGGATCCCATTTTACTGTTGTTTTTCGTGGTGAGACGTTAGGTGAGTTCTCGGTACCGTTATTCGGACAACATAGTATTTTAAATGCGCTAGCAGTCATTGCTGTTGCATATATGGAAAAAGTTAATCTCACGTTAATTCGTCAATACCTAATGACATATCAAGGGGTTAAACGTCGTTTTAGTGAGAAACAAATCGCTGATATTACTGTGATTGATGACTATGCACATCATCCGACAGAAATTGATGCAACCTTAGACGCTGCTCGTCAAAAATACCCTAATAAACAAATTATTGCTATTTTTCAGCCACATACATACTCACGTGTCATTGCCTACAAGGATGAGTTTGCTAAGAGTTTAGAAGCAGCAGACAAAGTTTACTTAGCCAACATTTTTGGTTCGGCACGAGAAAAGGCAGGCGCAGTAACATCAGCAGAAATTGGTGCAGAAATTAGTAAGTTTGGTGGCATTATTGAAGAAGATAATATGAGTTTACTCATGCCTTATGAAAATGCTGTCATGGTGTTTATGGGTGCTGGCGATATTGAAAAATACGAATTTGCATATGAAAAACTACTCGGACAGTTAAGAACTGATTTGCAATAA
- a CDS encoding Bax inhibitor-1/YccA family protein, whose protein sequence is MDNFNINTRRDVTGVDEGMRAFFKQTYTFMGIAVLVTAITGFIVQKFFLEQAIALLAGNFIGALALIGIQMLIITMIGRSTFKNPARAFGLLMAFAVVEGLTFGLLLAIYTGASVVMAFVSASAVFGGMALYGVFTKRDLTGMRSILFGALIGIIVASVVNMIFYSGIVSLLLSIVSVVVFALYTAYDNQNLKIMYSQFAGQADTTGLAVNGALRLYLDFVNLFFALIRIFGVAGGSRD, encoded by the coding sequence ATGGATAATTTTAATATTAATACGCGTCGTGATGTGACAGGCGTAGATGAAGGTATGCGGGCGTTTTTTAAACAAACCTACACTTTCATGGGAATAGCTGTTTTGGTTACAGCTATTACTGGATTTATCGTACAAAAATTCTTTTTGGAACAAGCCATTGCGTTACTTGCGGGTAATTTTATCGGCGCACTAGCCCTTATTGGTATTCAGATGTTAATCATAACGATGATTGGACGCTCTACTTTTAAAAATCCAGCACGTGCTTTCGGGTTGCTTATGGCATTTGCGGTTGTTGAAGGCTTGACGTTTGGCTTATTGTTAGCCATTTACACGGGTGCTTCTGTTGTTATGGCATTTGTGTCTGCATCAGCAGTGTTTGGTGGTATGGCATTGTATGGTGTATTTACGAAACGTGATTTGACTGGTATGCGATCGATTCTTTTCGGCGCTTTAATCGGGATCATTGTTGCTTCAGTTGTGAATATGATCTTTTATAGCGGTATTGTATCATTGTTGTTATCGATTGTAAGTGTGGTCGTCTTTGCACTCTATACGGCTTATGATAATCAAAATCTGAAAATCATGTATAGCCAATTTGCTGGTCAAGCGGATACAACTGGACTAGCCGTTAATGGTGCATTAAGATTATATCTTGATTTTGTCAACCTATTCTTTGCTTTAATTCGAATATTTGGTGTTGCTGGCGGATCACGAGATTAA
- the polA gene encoding DNA polymerase I: MTKKLLLIDGNSLAFRAFYAMYNQLDRMISHKGLHTNALVAFNNFLDQIVDPMQPDLAVVAWDAASGKETFRGELFPEYKDGRSKTPSEFQEQFPYLREMVALHGLRNYEQPGLEADDIIGTFSRMGEKAGYSVTIITGDQDLTQLATEKVTVNVTKKGVTEIEQYTPSYIMDKFGLKPLQIIEKKALTGDTSDNYPGVTKVGEKTALKLLTEYHDIDNLYAHIDDMKQSKLKENLIKDREAAFCARQLATILTDATLELPLEEIEYRHIDYDKLVTFYEDLDFKQQLAKIKALQKSGQIIGSQTQTSVEKAINVVTLQEDNLQAVAMLGNKIALHIEMAGSNYHIDDMIGFVIGSPATGYYGSRDVSLLQRPELRSVIENAAIIKNVFNVKAQFVLFKRLGMTLRGVEFDFLLAAYLLDTTDNDNELSTLAQRFDFYVTPDEDIYGKGAKYAVPEETSRVLVHLAHKADVLMQLEQPAFAALQDHEQTHLYTEIELPLAHVLADMEYRGIKIDQTRLREIGTDLEERIDTIKEAIFIEAGEVFNINSPKQLGILLFEKMGLPVIKKTKTGYSTAVDVLEKLAPQAPIVDHILQYRQLAKLKSTYVDGLLSVVHEKDSKIHTRFLQTLTQTGRLSSIDPNLQNIPMRTEAGRKIRTAFVPSQPDWQIFGADYSQIELRVLAHMTGDKNMQQAFLNGEDIHAETARAVFGLDDNVPVDPLMRRTAKAVNFGIVYGISDFGLANNLGISRAEAKRFIETYFQEFPKIHEWMTQIKAKAHEQGFIETIAKRRRYLPEIGSKNFNLRSFAERTAMNSPIQGSAADIIKIAMIKVADALQENGMQARMLLQVHDELIFEAPSDEIAELSELVTRVMDSAVVLDVPMLVESHSGNTWYEAK; encoded by the coding sequence ATGACAAAAAAATTACTTTTAATTGATGGCAATTCATTAGCATTTCGTGCGTTCTATGCTATGTATAATCAACTGGATCGCATGATTTCACATAAGGGGTTGCACACAAATGCGCTTGTAGCTTTTAATAATTTCCTAGATCAAATTGTGGATCCAATGCAACCAGATTTGGCGGTTGTTGCTTGGGATGCGGCATCTGGTAAGGAAACTTTTCGTGGCGAATTATTTCCAGAATACAAGGATGGCCGTTCAAAAACACCATCGGAATTTCAAGAACAATTCCCATACTTACGTGAAATGGTAGCTTTGCACGGATTACGTAACTATGAGCAACCTGGTTTAGAAGCAGATGATATCATTGGCACTTTTTCAAGAATGGGAGAAAAAGCAGGGTATTCGGTCACAATTATCACAGGTGATCAGGACTTAACTCAATTAGCAACTGAAAAGGTGACCGTTAATGTTACTAAAAAAGGTGTAACAGAAATTGAGCAATATACACCAAGCTATATTATGGATAAGTTTGGACTAAAGCCATTACAAATTATTGAGAAAAAAGCGTTGACTGGTGATACATCAGATAATTATCCAGGTGTGACCAAGGTTGGTGAAAAAACAGCTTTGAAATTACTGACTGAGTATCACGATATTGATAATTTATACGCGCATATTGATGATATGAAGCAATCTAAATTGAAAGAAAATCTTATCAAGGATCGTGAAGCAGCCTTCTGCGCACGTCAGTTGGCAACGATTTTAACCGATGCTACCTTAGAATTGCCTTTAGAAGAAATTGAATATCGGCATATTGATTATGATAAGTTGGTCACGTTTTACGAGGATTTAGACTTTAAGCAACAATTAGCAAAAATAAAAGCGCTTCAAAAATCTGGCCAAATTATAGGTAGTCAAACGCAAACATCTGTTGAGAAAGCGATTAATGTTGTTACATTACAGGAAGATAATTTACAAGCAGTTGCGATGCTAGGTAATAAAATAGCATTACATATAGAAATGGCTGGGTCGAATTATCATATTGATGACATGATTGGCTTTGTAATAGGCAGTCCGGCGACAGGTTACTATGGCAGTCGCGATGTATCGTTACTACAAAGACCAGAACTTAGATCAGTGATTGAAAATGCAGCCATTATCAAAAATGTGTTCAACGTCAAAGCGCAATTTGTATTGTTTAAACGTCTTGGCATGACATTAAGAGGCGTTGAATTTGATTTCTTATTAGCTGCGTATTTACTTGATACAACTGATAATGATAACGAGTTATCGACGTTGGCACAGCGATTTGATTTTTACGTCACACCTGATGAAGATATCTATGGGAAAGGTGCCAAATATGCTGTACCCGAAGAGACATCACGAGTGCTCGTACATTTAGCGCACAAAGCAGATGTTTTGATGCAACTCGAACAGCCTGCTTTTGCTGCGTTGCAAGATCATGAACAAACACATCTATATACCGAAATAGAATTACCGCTTGCGCATGTATTGGCTGATATGGAATATCGTGGGATTAAAATTGACCAGACACGATTACGTGAGATTGGAACTGATCTTGAGGAACGCATTGATACCATAAAAGAAGCGATATTCATTGAAGCAGGTGAAGTTTTTAATATTAATTCTCCAAAACAGCTTGGTATTCTCCTGTTTGAGAAAATGGGCTTGCCAGTAATTAAGAAAACAAAAACTGGCTATTCAACCGCTGTAGATGTATTAGAAAAACTGGCGCCACAGGCACCCATTGTTGATCACATCTTACAGTATCGGCAACTAGCTAAATTGAAATCTACTTATGTTGATGGCTTATTATCAGTTGTACATGAAAAAGACAGTAAAATTCATACACGATTTTTGCAAACATTAACACAAACTGGGCGGCTGTCATCAATTGACCCTAATTTGCAAAATATTCCGATGCGAACAGAGGCAGGTCGAAAAATTAGAACAGCATTTGTTCCTAGTCAACCAGACTGGCAAATTTTTGGCGCAGATTATTCACAAATCGAATTGCGTGTTTTAGCACATATGACTGGCGATAAAAATATGCAGCAGGCCTTTTTAAATGGTGAAGATATCCACGCAGAAACAGCTCGTGCAGTGTTCGGTCTAGATGATAACGTGCCAGTAGACCCATTGATGCGGCGGACGGCAAAAGCAGTTAATTTTGGTATTGTTTATGGCATATCTGATTTTGGGTTAGCTAACAATTTAGGTATTTCACGTGCTGAAGCGAAACGTTTTATCGAGACTTATTTTCAGGAGTTCCCTAAAATTCACGAGTGGATGACTCAAATTAAAGCAAAGGCCCATGAACAAGGGTTCATAGAAACAATTGCTAAACGTCGACGATATTTACCAGAAATTGGTTCAAAAAATTTCAATTTGCGAAGTTTTGCAGAACGTACGGCTATGAATTCACCCATACAAGGATCTGCAGCAGATATTATTAAAATTGCAATGATTAAAGTGGCTGATGCACTACAAGAAAATGGCATGCAAGCACGTATGCTATTACAGGTGCACGATGAACTTATTTTTGAAGCACCTAGCGATGAGATAGCGGAATTATCTGAATTGGTTACGCGTGTGATGGATTCTGCCGTGGTGTTGGATGTACCCATGCTCGTCGAAAGTCATTCTGGCAACACATGGTATGAAGCAAAATAG
- a CDS encoding MerR family transcriptional regulator: protein MSERELRRNLAILPIGTVRDLTLLTDRQIRYYEQNELIDPSRGKGGQRRFSLNDVDRLLEIRDFLDAGDSIKDIQEIFAKQRRKAVEKQDSESALRRSLQKEFAQIGRFNR, encoded by the coding sequence ATGAGCGAACGTGAGCTGAGAAGAAATTTAGCGATTTTACCCATTGGCACGGTACGTGATCTCACATTGTTAACCGATAGACAAATTCGTTATTATGAGCAAAATGAGCTGATTGATCCAAGCCGTGGTAAAGGTGGACAGCGTCGATTTTCTTTAAATGATGTGGATCGGTTACTTGAGATTAGAGATTTTTTAGATGCCGGTGACTCGATAAAGGACATTCAGGAAATTTTTGCAAAACAGCGCCGGAAGGCAGTTGAAAAACAAGATTCGGAATCAGCATTACGGCGGTCGTTGCAAAAAGAATTTGCTCAAATTGGCCGTTTTAATCGCTAA
- the glnA gene encoding type I glutamate--ammonia ligase codes for MARKLFTKEEIKQLVIDENVEFIRVTFTDVLGAIKNVEVPTSQLDKLLNNNLMFDGSSIEGFVRINESDMYLYPDLSTFMIFPWATDGHGGNVARLIADVYTSDREPFAGDPRHALRHVLEEAKNAGFSAFNVGTEPEFFLFKLDANGNPTTELNDKGGYFDLAPHDKGENVRREIVLTLEKMGFEIEAAHHEVAEGQHEVDFKYASALEAADNIQTFKLVVKTIARKNGYYATFMPKPVSGINGSGMHTNMSLFRDTDNVFEDKSDEMGLSKTAYNFLGGILAHATAFTALANPTVNSYKRLTPGFEAPVYVAWSASNRSPMVRVPASRGKSTRLELRSVDPTANPYTTLAAVLAAGLDGIKNELEPLASVDKNIYLMDEDERTKAGITDLPDTLLAAVRELAVDDMIVSAIGNHIADKFIEAKKIEYTSYRQVVSQWETDAYFENY; via the coding sequence ATGGCACGAAAGTTATTCACTAAAGAAGAAATCAAGCAACTAGTTATAGACGAAAATGTGGAATTTATTCGTGTAACATTTACAGATGTTCTTGGTGCAATTAAGAATGTTGAAGTTCCTACATCTCAATTGGACAAATTATTAAACAATAATTTAATGTTTGATGGTTCATCTATTGAGGGATTTGTTCGTATCAATGAATCTGATATGTATTTATATCCTGATTTATCAACATTCATGATTTTCCCTTGGGCAACAGATGGCCATGGTGGTAACGTTGCTCGCCTAATTGCAGATGTTTATACGTCAGACCGCGAACCGTTTGCTGGTGATCCACGTCATGCATTGCGGCATGTCTTGGAAGAAGCTAAAAATGCAGGATTCTCTGCCTTCAATGTAGGTACGGAGCCAGAATTTTTCTTATTTAAGTTAGATGCCAACGGTAATCCAACGACTGAACTTAATGATAAGGGTGGTTATTTTGATTTAGCACCGCATGATAAAGGTGAAAATGTTCGTCGTGAGATTGTGTTAACATTAGAAAAAATGGGCTTTGAAATTGAAGCTGCCCATCATGAAGTTGCCGAAGGCCAACATGAAGTTGACTTCAAGTATGCTTCTGCTTTAGAAGCAGCAGATAATATTCAAACGTTTAAGTTAGTCGTTAAGACGATTGCCCGTAAAAATGGTTATTACGCAACATTTATGCCAAAGCCAGTATCTGGTATCAATGGCTCAGGTATGCATACAAATATGTCACTTTTCCGTGATACTGATAATGTTTTTGAAGATAAGTCAGATGAAATGGGATTGTCAAAGACGGCTTACAATTTCTTAGGTGGCATATTAGCTCATGCAACAGCATTTACAGCACTAGCAAATCCAACTGTTAATTCTTATAAACGACTCACACCAGGATTTGAAGCACCAGTTTATGTTGCATGGTCTGCTTCTAACCGTTCACCAATGGTACGTGTTCCTGCCTCACGTGGTAAGTCAACACGTTTAGAATTACGTTCAGTTGATCCGACAGCTAATCCTTACACAACTTTGGCAGCAGTGTTAGCAGCTGGGTTGGATGGCATTAAAAATGAGCTAGAGCCGTTAGCTTCTGTTGATAAAAATATCTATTTAATGGATGAAGACGAACGCACAAAAGCTGGTATTACTGATTTGCCAGATACATTACTCGCTGCTGTTCGCGAACTTGCGGTAGATGATATGATTGTTTCAGCGATTGGTAATCATATTGCAGATAAGTTCATCGAAGCTAAAAAAATTGAGTACACTTCTTATCGTCAAGTTGTATCGCAGTGGGAAACTGACGCCTATTTTGAAAACTATTAA
- a CDS encoding YitT family protein encodes MKKITINWRKVLLTAAVFIASTCVQVLALNAFLIPNNVFSGGFNGVAQLLSLLFEYVFHMKLQTGTFIMIFNIPIGIIGWKLIGGRFTILSFINSITVSVIQILAPTEALTTDPLLASLFGGLLIGISIGLAMRYGFSTGGMDIIAMVVQKRTGKSIGALMNGINFVVVIVAGAFIGWQNALFTLIGIYATGRAVDALYTGYQKLTALIVTSKGDEVVEALHRDLIRGITILPSKGAYTKRESATLMMVLSRYELVEMQEIVHKSDPKAFINLLSTVSVSGEFFDADRQLQMRQAVSVPKLETITAQIEAEQQLESQLDKIEDDK; translated from the coding sequence ATGAAGAAAATAACGATTAATTGGCGAAAGGTGCTACTGACAGCCGCCGTTTTTATTGCTAGTACTTGTGTTCAAGTTTTAGCTTTGAATGCATTTCTCATACCTAATAATGTTTTTTCGGGTGGATTTAATGGTGTCGCACAATTGCTATCGTTGCTGTTTGAATATGTTTTCCACATGAAATTACAGACTGGAACATTTATCATGATTTTCAACATTCCAATTGGTATTATTGGTTGGAAATTGATTGGTGGTCGATTTACGATTTTAAGTTTCATCAATTCTATAACTGTTTCAGTCATACAAATTTTGGCACCTACGGAAGCATTGACAACAGATCCATTATTAGCTTCGTTATTCGGTGGCTTGCTTATAGGTATCTCAATTGGTTTAGCTATGCGTTATGGCTTTTCGACAGGTGGCATGGATATTATTGCTATGGTTGTTCAAAAACGTACAGGTAAATCAATTGGTGCATTGATGAATGGTATTAATTTTGTCGTTGTTATTGTTGCGGGTGCGTTTATAGGATGGCAAAACGCACTGTTCACATTAATTGGTATATATGCTACCGGACGCGCGGTTGATGCGTTATATACAGGGTATCAAAAGCTAACAGCATTGATTGTGACTTCTAAAGGTGATGAGGTTGTCGAGGCATTGCATCGCGATCTTATTCGTGGCATTACAATCTTACCTTCTAAAGGGGCCTATACTAAAAGAGAGTCAGCCACTTTGATGATGGTACTGTCCCGATATGAGTTAGTAGAAATGCAAGAAATTGTCCACAAATCAGATCCTAAAGCATTTATTAACTTATTGAGTACCGTCAGCGTTTCAGGTGAATTCTTTGATGCGGACCGACAACTGCAAATGCGGCAAGCTGTGTCTGTTCCCAAACTTGAAACAATTACCGCACAAATAGAAGCAGAGCAACAACTAGAGTCGCAACTGGATAAAATTGAAGATGACAAATAG
- a CDS encoding 2-hydroxymuconate tautomerase — MPIVQVELLEGRTHEQLAKMVKDITDVIVEDAGASREAVHVILREMPKDHYAVGGVLKSDA, encoded by the coding sequence ATGCCCATTGTACAAGTTGAATTATTAGAAGGCCGAACACACGAACAATTAGCTAAAATGGTAAAAGATATTACTGATGTCATTGTTGAAGACGCCGGTGCCAGCCGAGAAGCTGTCCATGTGATCCTTCGTGAAATGCCAAAGGACCATTATGCTGTTGGTGGTGTGTTGAAAAGCGATGCGTAA
- a CDS encoding LacI family DNA-binding transcriptional regulator — protein MNKKITINDIATLANVAKSTVSRYLNGGSVSVHTRAKIDDIVAKYNYTPNTFAQSLKQQTNHTIGVIVPRLDSIAQSDMLRGLDELNKDDTFLIINVYQDSARELAAIEKLHSQNVSGLIILTANLTDDIRSILEASELPTVIQGQDEPGFNRIIMNDINAGNVVGDYLKTLAPRNVLLLNVDDRLDRAVGHDRFVGIKSALSDIPHKEIITDFNMTDAKEAAKLAMANETFDLVIGATDRIVVGAMQAAFSLKQQPRYIGFGQSFFSETVSPNLTSFEFSYFETGKALYRLFLKVRDNTPAKAQRIVIDGHLVIRDSTIL, from the coding sequence ATGAATAAAAAGATTACAATTAATGATATTGCAACGTTAGCCAATGTTGCAAAAAGCACTGTTTCGCGTTATTTAAATGGTGGTTCTGTTAGTGTTCACACACGCGCGAAAATTGATGATATTGTGGCAAAATATAACTACACACCTAACACTTTTGCACAAAGTTTAAAACAACAAACAAATCATACAATTGGTGTTATTGTGCCACGACTTGATTCTATTGCACAATCCGATATGTTGAGAGGGCTTGACGAACTCAATAAAGATGACACTTTTTTGATTATCAATGTCTACCAAGATAGCGCACGGGAATTGGCTGCCATTGAAAAATTGCACTCTCAAAATGTCAGCGGTCTTATCATATTGACAGCCAACCTAACAGACGACATCCGATCAATTTTGGAAGCTTCAGAATTGCCAACTGTTATTCAAGGTCAAGATGAACCAGGCTTCAATCGGATTATCATGAATGACATCAATGCTGGTAATGTTGTCGGTGACTACCTCAAAACTTTAGCACCACGAAATGTCTTACTCTTAAATGTCGATGATCGTTTAGATCGTGCGGTTGGTCATGACCGTTTTGTCGGCATAAAATCAGCGTTATCAGACATTCCTCATAAGGAAATCATCACTGACTTTAACATGACAGATGCCAAGGAGGCTGCAAAATTAGCAATGGCAAATGAAACATTTGATCTTGTTATTGGGGCAACTGACCGTATTGTTGTTGGTGCCATGCAAGCGGCTTTTTCTCTCAAACAACAGCCACGTTACATCGGATTTGGCCAGTCTTTTTTCAGTGAAACCGTATCTCCTAATCTAACAAGTTTTGAATTTAGCTATTTTGAAACTGGAAAAGCACTTTATCGCTTATTTCTTAAAGTTCGAGACAATACACCGGCAAAAGCACAACGGATTGTCATCGATGGTCATTTAGTAATTCGCGATTCAACAATTTTATGA